Proteins from one Choloepus didactylus isolate mChoDid1 chromosome 4, mChoDid1.pri, whole genome shotgun sequence genomic window:
- the LOC119533387 gene encoding 40S ribosomal protein S11-like, with the protein MMDIQTNRAYQKQPTLFQNNERVLLGETCKEELVRYYKDIGLGFNTPKEATDGIHVDKKCPFTGNVSIRGRILSRVVTKMKMQRSIVIRRDYLHYRFEKCHKNMSVHLSPCFRDVQIGDIITVGECRPLSKTVRFDVLKVTKAAGTKKQFQKF; encoded by the coding sequence ATGATGGACATTCAGACCAACCGTGCCTACCAAAAGCAGCCGACTCTCTTCCAAAACAACGAGAGGGTCCTGCTTGGAGAAACTTGCAAGGAGGAGCTCGTGCGTTACTACAAGGATATTGGTCTGGGCTTTAATACACCCAAGGAGGCCACTGACGGTATCCACGTTGACAAGAAATGTCCCTTCACTGGTAACGTCTCCATCCGAGGGCGGATCCTGTCTAGGGTGGTGACCAAGATGAAGATGCAGAGGAGCATTGTCATCCGCCGCGACTACCTCCACTACCGCTTCGAGAAGTGCCACAAGAACATGTCCGTGCATCTGTCCCCCTGTTTCAGGGATGTCCAGATCGGCGACATCATCACGGTGGGCGAATGCCGACCCCTGAGCAAGACCGTGCGCTTCGACGTGCTCAAGGTCACCAAGGCTGCCGGCACCAAGAAGCAGTTCCAGAAGTTCTGA